The proteins below come from a single Afipia sp. P52-10 genomic window:
- a CDS encoding lipid A biosynthesis lauroyl acyltransferase, with protein sequence MPRPLRRAGSRLERTLKPVTDAVLGTAAVLALRALRWFDPDKTAHLLARCARVIGPYLPEHKVGRANLRAAFPDKSPEEIESILLAVWENLGRFAAEFAHLDRIWDFDPNRPGTGRIEIAPNAQPLFEKLMNDGKGALVFAAHLGNWELPALAAPAYGLDSAVLFRRPNIAAVDRAVQDIRSLNMGETIPTALDAPVRLADALQNGAHVGMLVDQHYSKGVDITFFGRPAKANPLLARLARQIDCPIHGVRIVRLPNQRFYAELTEEIEPVRDSSGAIDIQGTTQKINTVIEGWIREHPSQWLWLHRRWR encoded by the coding sequence ATGCCTCGTCCGTTGCGCCGAGCAGGCTCCCGCCTGGAAAGAACGCTGAAGCCCGTCACCGATGCGGTGCTCGGCACAGCAGCGGTATTGGCGCTGCGCGCGCTGCGCTGGTTCGATCCCGACAAGACCGCTCATCTCCTGGCTCGCTGCGCGCGCGTCATTGGCCCCTATTTGCCCGAACACAAGGTCGGCCGTGCCAATCTGCGCGCGGCCTTTCCCGACAAATCACCGGAAGAGATCGAGAGCATCCTGCTTGCCGTCTGGGAAAATCTCGGCCGCTTCGCCGCGGAGTTCGCGCACCTCGATCGCATCTGGGATTTCGACCCGAACCGACCAGGCACTGGCCGCATCGAGATCGCACCGAATGCCCAGCCACTGTTCGAGAAGCTCATGAACGACGGCAAGGGTGCACTGGTGTTTGCAGCCCATCTCGGAAACTGGGAGCTGCCTGCGCTTGCCGCACCGGCTTATGGCCTCGACTCCGCCGTGCTGTTTCGCCGCCCCAACATCGCTGCCGTTGATCGCGCCGTGCAGGATATCCGCTCGCTCAACATGGGCGAGACGATCCCGACCGCCCTCGATGCTCCCGTGCGGCTCGCCGACGCGCTGCAAAACGGCGCCCATGTCGGCATGCTGGTGGACCAGCACTATTCCAAGGGCGTCGATATCACCTTCTTCGGCCGACCTGCCAAGGCCAACCCCCTGCTTGCGCGCTTGGCGCGGCAGATCGACTGCCCCATCCATGGCGTTCGTATCGTCCGTCTTCCGAACCAGCGTTTCTATGCCGAGTTGACGGAGGAGATCGAACCGGTTCGGGATTCAAGCGGCGCGATCGATATCCAGGGGACCACACAGAAGATCAACACCGTCATCGAAGGATGGATCCGCGAGCATCCCTCGCAATGGCTATGGCTCCACCGCCGCTGGCGGTGA
- a CDS encoding beta-ketoacyl-ACP synthase — translation MANVRDHAGRPVVVVTGMGIVTSLGAGKADNWSKLTAGESGIRTITRFPTDGLKTTMAGAIDFLTTERNTATDLSDLFADLATEEAVAEAGIGTKGNFPGPLFLAVAPVEMDWQMRDEIASALGPKTAIDYDAMLRLSGGGKYRDAHRRFLFGTAADRLADKYGTKGSPISISTACASGVSAIQLGVEAIRRGETDAALCVATDSSVNAEALIRFSLLSALSTQNETPHQASKPFSKNRDGFVLAEGAGALVLESLEAAVARGAKILGVIAGCGELADSFHRTRSSPDGKPIIGCVRNALSDAGMTPEQIDYINAHGTSTPENDKMEYLGISTVFGERARQIPVSSNKSMIGHTLSAAGAVEAIFSLLTLEHQRIPPTINYDVPDPAIPFDVVPNKARDARVTAAMSNSFGFGGQNASMIMTREPV, via the coding sequence ATGGCGAACGTACGAGATCACGCGGGCCGGCCAGTCGTTGTTGTCACAGGGATGGGCATCGTGACCTCCCTTGGCGCCGGCAAAGCTGACAACTGGTCCAAACTGACCGCAGGGGAATCCGGCATCCGGACCATCACCCGCTTTCCAACCGACGGGCTGAAGACAACGATGGCTGGCGCCATCGATTTCCTCACCACCGAACGGAACACAGCGACCGATCTTTCGGATCTGTTTGCCGATCTCGCTACGGAAGAAGCGGTCGCAGAGGCTGGGATCGGGACGAAGGGAAATTTCCCCGGCCCCTTGTTTCTGGCGGTCGCACCGGTCGAGATGGACTGGCAGATGCGCGACGAGATCGCCTCGGCGCTCGGTCCCAAGACTGCGATCGATTACGACGCGATGCTGCGGCTTTCCGGCGGCGGCAAATACCGCGACGCGCATCGGCGTTTCCTGTTCGGAACGGCCGCCGACCGGCTTGCTGACAAATACGGCACCAAGGGTTCGCCGATCTCGATCTCGACAGCCTGCGCATCCGGCGTCAGTGCCATCCAGCTCGGCGTGGAAGCGATCCGTCGCGGCGAGACCGATGCCGCACTGTGTGTTGCGACTGACTCCTCCGTGAACGCCGAAGCCTTGATCCGCTTCTCGCTGCTGTCGGCGCTGTCCACACAGAACGAAACCCCGCATCAGGCCTCGAAGCCGTTCTCGAAGAATCGCGACGGGTTTGTGCTCGCCGAGGGTGCCGGCGCATTGGTGCTGGAGAGCCTGGAAGCCGCGGTCGCGCGCGGCGCGAAGATTCTCGGCGTGATCGCCGGCTGCGGCGAGCTTGCGGATTCCTTCCATCGCACGCGTTCGAGCCCGGACGGCAAGCCGATCATCGGCTGCGTACGCAACGCGCTGAGCGACGCCGGCATGACGCCGGAGCAAATCGACTACATCAACGCGCACGGCACATCGACGCCGGAGAACGACAAGATGGAGTATCTCGGAATCTCCACCGTGTTCGGAGAGCGCGCAAGGCAGATTCCAGTGTCGTCGAACAAGTCGATGATCGGCCACACGCTGTCCGCCGCCGGCGCTGTGGAAGCCATCTTCTCGCTGCTAACGCTTGAGCATCAGCGGATTCCGCCAACCATCAATTACGATGTCCCGGACCCTGCAATTCCGTTCGACGTCGTTCCGAACAAGGCCCGCGATGCGCGTGTGACCGCCGCCATGTCGAATTCGTTCGGCTTCGGTGGTCAGAATGCCTCGATGATCATGACCCGCGAACCGGTCTGA
- a CDS encoding zinc-binding dehydrogenase: protein MRALTLVKERQLEVLEVPPPPAPQAGEVQIRVRAVALNHIDVWGYRGMAFAKRKLPLVVGAEASGEIASVGPGVTRFKVGQPVVMYGALTCGTCPACREGRDNLCENVGGIMGFHIDGFARELLNMSERLVIPVPEGVSARDAACAPIAFSTVQHMLFDNAKLQPGESILVHAGGSGIGTVAIMMAKAIGCTVITTVGDDSKIERVKALGADHAINYRKDRFEGEVRKLTKKKGVDVVFEHVGADTFNGSLLVLKRGGRLVTCGSTSGPTTTINLMQLFQQQYRIFGSFGASIRNIAESLDKMAAGMKPIIDTETPISNVAAALARMESRQIFGKIIVSF from the coding sequence ATGCGCGCCCTCACCCTTGTCAAGGAACGCCAGCTCGAAGTGCTGGAAGTCCCGCCGCCTCCCGCCCCGCAGGCAGGAGAGGTCCAAATCCGCGTCCGTGCCGTAGCGCTCAACCACATCGACGTCTGGGGCTATCGCGGCATGGCTTTCGCCAAGCGCAAGCTGCCGCTCGTGGTCGGCGCAGAGGCTTCCGGTGAGATCGCCAGCGTCGGACCAGGCGTGACCCGTTTCAAGGTCGGTCAGCCGGTCGTGATGTATGGCGCGCTGACCTGCGGCACCTGCCCCGCGTGTCGTGAAGGCCGCGACAATCTCTGCGAAAACGTCGGCGGGATCATGGGCTTCCACATTGACGGCTTCGCCCGCGAACTTCTCAACATGTCCGAGCGGCTGGTGATCCCGGTGCCCGAAGGGGTCAGCGCCCGCGACGCCGCCTGTGCGCCGATCGCGTTCTCGACCGTCCAGCACATGCTGTTCGACAACGCCAAGCTTCAGCCCGGCGAGAGCATTCTCGTGCATGCGGGCGGTTCGGGTATCGGCACCGTCGCGATCATGATGGCGAAGGCGATCGGCTGCACCGTGATCACCACGGTCGGCGATGATTCCAAGATCGAGCGCGTGAAGGCGCTGGGCGCGGATCATGCAATCAACTACCGCAAGGACCGTTTCGAAGGCGAAGTCCGCAAGCTGACCAAGAAGAAGGGCGTCGATGTCGTTTTCGAACATGTTGGCGCGGACACGTTCAACGGCTCTCTGCTCGTGCTGAAGCGTGGCGGCCGGCTGGTTACCTGCGGCTCCACCTCTGGCCCGACGACGACGATCAACCTGATGCAGTTGTTCCAGCAGCAGTATCGGATATTCGGTTCGTTCGGCGCCAGCATCAGGAACATTGCCGAAAGCCTGGACAAAATGGCAGCCGGCATGAAGCCGATCATCGACACCGAAACCCCGATCTCCAACGTGGCGGCCGCACTCGCGCGTATGGAAAGCCGGCAGATCTTCGGCAAGATCATCGTCAGCTTCTGA
- a CDS encoding rhodanese-related sulfurtransferase: MSYKVAALYQFLPLPDFRDLREPLRARCDALGIKGTILLAGEGINGTVAGPSDAIDRLIDELRNGPFFGRRLDNLELKFSGAAAMPFGRMKVRLKKEIVTLGDPATDPNARVGTYVDPAAWNALIEDRETLVIDTRNAFEVEMGTFERAVDPKLTRFSQFRDFVKRELDPAKHRKIAMFCTGGIRCEKASSYLLARGFGEVYHLKGGILKYLELVPKSQSRWKGDCFVFDERVALGHGLSERPSGSSQASETGATCAGETSLRSASAAEDVARG, encoded by the coding sequence ATGAGCTATAAGGTCGCTGCCCTCTATCAATTCCTGCCCCTGCCCGATTTCCGCGATCTGCGCGAGCCGCTGAGAGCCCGCTGCGATGCGTTGGGTATCAAGGGAACGATCCTACTCGCCGGAGAAGGCATCAATGGCACGGTCGCAGGTCCCTCCGACGCCATCGATCGCCTGATCGACGAGCTGCGGAACGGACCGTTTTTCGGGCGCCGCCTCGACAACTTGGAATTGAAGTTCTCCGGCGCGGCTGCAATGCCGTTCGGGCGGATGAAGGTCAGGCTAAAGAAGGAAATCGTCACGCTCGGCGATCCGGCGACCGACCCGAACGCACGCGTCGGCACGTATGTCGATCCAGCCGCGTGGAATGCGTTGATCGAGGACCGCGAGACCCTGGTGATCGACACGCGCAATGCGTTCGAAGTGGAAATGGGCACATTCGAGCGCGCCGTGGACCCGAAGCTGACCCGTTTCAGCCAGTTTCGCGATTTCGTCAAGCGAGAGCTCGACCCGGCCAAGCACCGCAAAATCGCAATGTTCTGCACCGGCGGCATCCGCTGCGAAAAAGCGAGCTCCTATCTGCTCGCACGCGGGTTCGGCGAGGTCTATCACCTCAAGGGCGGCATTTTGAAGTACCTTGAGCTGGTCCCCAAATCGCAAAGCCGCTGGAAGGGCGACTGCTTCGTCTTCGATGAGCGGGTGGCGCTGGGGCATGGACTGTCGGAACGGCCGAGCGGCTCTTCGCAAGCGTCCGAGACCGGTGCGACCTGTGCGGGTGAAACCTCTCTCCGGTCAGCTTCTGCCGCCGAAGATGTCGCAAGGGGGTAG
- a CDS encoding 3-hydroxyacyl-ACP dehydratase FabZ family protein — protein MNLEYFQLIDRITAIDLAQRTIAVEADVPQTGTIFEGHFPGRPLMPGVLLIEAMAQTSGWLLIAMMNIQRMPFLAAVKEAKMRSFVPPGEKLAITARLVHEGSGFAMTSAEISIGGKKTCNATLTFSHVPFPNEEFRQHMIVVAKRVGLPHLSTAHD, from the coding sequence ATGAATCTCGAATATTTTCAGCTCATCGACCGGATCACGGCGATCGATCTCGCCCAACGGACGATTGCGGTCGAAGCCGACGTCCCTCAGACCGGAACGATCTTCGAGGGCCACTTTCCGGGACGTCCGCTGATGCCGGGCGTGCTGCTGATCGAAGCCATGGCCCAAACGTCGGGTTGGCTGCTGATCGCAATGATGAACATCCAGCGGATGCCATTCCTGGCGGCCGTGAAAGAAGCCAAGATGCGCAGCTTCGTGCCGCCCGGCGAGAAGCTCGCCATCACCGCACGGCTGGTCCACGAAGGCTCCGGCTTTGCGATGACCAGCGCGGAGATCTCGATTGGCGGCAAGAAGACCTGCAACGCCACGCTGACCTTCAGCCACGTTCCGTTTCCCAATGAGGAATTCCGCCAGCACATGATTGTGGTGGCAAAGCGCGTAGGTCTGCCGCACCTGTCCACCGCACACGATTGA
- a CDS encoding polyamine ABC transporter substrate-binding protein: MMRSLFAGLLVMSFAVSGAQAQERKVHFYNWSNYMAPGVLEDFTKETGIKVIYDTFDANETLETRLLAGQSGYDLVVPGAYFLERQIKANVFRKLDKAKLPNLSNAWPEVTLKLATYDPGNEYGANYMWGTTGIGYNVKKAREVLGADVQLDEAMSTLDMVFKPENLSKFKDCGVHMLDSADDILPAALTYLKLDPNSSKQADLDKAAELIAKIRPFVRKFHSSEYLSALAGGEICFVFGWSGDIKQAQSRAEEAKNGVEIAYAIPREGAQMFFDNLAIPADAKNVNEAHELINFLYRPEVAARNSDFLSYANGNLASQKLISAKIISDKTIYPDEATMKRFYVIVARDQAAQRVINRVWTKVKTGR; encoded by the coding sequence ATGATGCGATCGTTGTTTGCCGGTTTGCTGGTGATGTCGTTTGCGGTCTCCGGTGCGCAAGCACAGGAACGCAAGGTCCATTTCTACAACTGGTCGAACTACATGGCGCCCGGTGTCCTGGAGGATTTCACCAAGGAAACTGGGATCAAGGTCATCTACGATACATTCGATGCCAACGAGACGCTGGAGACGCGGCTGCTTGCAGGGCAGTCGGGTTACGACCTGGTGGTGCCGGGGGCCTATTTTCTCGAACGCCAGATCAAGGCCAATGTGTTTCGCAAGCTCGACAAGGCGAAGCTGCCGAATCTATCGAACGCGTGGCCAGAGGTGACGCTGAAGCTTGCCACCTACGATCCGGGAAACGAGTACGGTGCCAACTATATGTGGGGTACGACCGGAATTGGTTACAACGTCAAGAAAGCACGCGAGGTGCTGGGGGCTGACGTCCAACTCGACGAGGCGATGAGCACGCTCGACATGGTGTTCAAGCCGGAGAACCTGTCAAAGTTCAAAGATTGCGGCGTGCATATGCTGGACTCCGCTGATGATATTCTTCCGGCGGCGTTGACCTACTTGAAGCTCGATCCGAATTCTTCCAAGCAAGCCGATCTCGACAAAGCTGCCGAACTGATCGCCAAGATCCGCCCCTTTGTTCGTAAATTCCACTCGTCTGAATACCTGAGTGCGCTGGCGGGTGGCGAGATCTGTTTTGTTTTCGGCTGGTCCGGCGACATCAAGCAGGCGCAGAGCCGTGCGGAGGAGGCCAAGAACGGCGTGGAGATCGCTTATGCCATTCCGCGGGAGGGCGCGCAGATGTTCTTCGACAATCTGGCGATTCCCGCCGATGCGAAGAACGTCAACGAGGCGCACGAGCTGATCAATTTCCTGTACCGTCCTGAGGTCGCTGCCAGGAATTCCGATTTCCTGTCCTACGCCAACGGCAACTTGGCCAGCCAGAAGCTGATCAGCGCCAAGATCATCAGCGACAAGACCATCTATCCGGACGAAGCCACCATGAAGCGGTTCTATGTGATCGTCGCCCGCGATCAGGCGGCTCAGCGTGTGATCAACCGGGTCTGGACCAAGGTCAAGACGGGCCGCTGA
- a CDS encoding peroxidase-related enzyme (This protein belongs to a clade of uncharacterized proteins related to peroxidases such as the alkylhydroperoxidase AhpD.): MTAPISRFPVPSLTSLPSDIRERIVAVQEKSGFVPNVFLVLAQRPDEFRAFFAYHDALMEKDSGLTKAEREMIVVATSAANQCHYCVVAHGAILRIRAKNPLIADQIAINYRKADITPRQKAMLDLALKISSSAQTVTDDDLEEARKHGFTDDDIWDITAITAFFGLSNRMANITNMRPNDEFYMMGRLSKEA, translated from the coding sequence ATGACCGCTCCCATCAGTCGATTTCCTGTTCCCTCCCTCACGTCGTTGCCGAGCGACATCCGCGAACGCATTGTCGCGGTTCAGGAAAAGTCCGGTTTTGTTCCTAACGTTTTTCTTGTGCTCGCGCAGCGGCCGGACGAATTCCGCGCGTTCTTCGCCTACCATGACGCGCTAATGGAGAAGGACAGCGGGTTGACCAAGGCCGAACGCGAGATGATCGTCGTCGCCACCAGCGCCGCCAATCAATGTCACTATTGCGTGGTCGCCCATGGTGCCATCCTCCGAATCCGGGCGAAGAACCCCCTGATCGCTGACCAGATCGCGATCAATTACCGCAAGGCGGATATTACCCCGCGGCAGAAGGCGATGCTCGATCTCGCGTTGAAGATCAGCAGTTCGGCGCAGACGGTGACCGACGACGATCTGGAAGAGGCTAGAAAGCACGGCTTCACTGACGACGACATCTGGGACATCACGGCGATTACCGCGTTCTTTGGTCTGTCGAACCGGATGGCGAACATCACCAACATGCGGCCGAACGATGAGTTCTACATGATGGGGCGCCTGTCAAAAGAAGCATGA
- a CDS encoding META domain-containing protein: MTLRGTVSYRERLALPPSAVVEVKLLDVSLADAPARTIAETRIPVGARTVIRYSLRFDRARILSRRSYALRARITDGDQLLFINTVRHAVFAGGANNTDIRVEPVAATAPAPPQAAALSTPSGQWLAEDIRGGGVIDRLQTILTIAPDGTVSGTGGCNRIRGKATINGDAIAFGAIASTKMACSPAVMRQEQRFLLALRDVRAWRIDSARRKLTLIGVNGAPLMVLAQM; the protein is encoded by the coding sequence ATGACCCTGCGCGGAACCGTCTCCTATCGCGAGCGGCTCGCGTTGCCGCCGAGCGCTGTGGTCGAGGTCAAGCTTCTCGACGTGTCACTGGCCGACGCACCGGCGCGAACCATTGCCGAGACCCGCATCCCGGTCGGAGCACGGACTGTGATCCGCTACTCGCTGCGCTTCGACCGCGCGCGGATTCTGTCGCGGCGCAGTTATGCCTTGCGGGCGCGCATCACCGATGGCGACCAGCTGTTGTTTATCAATACCGTGCGTCACGCGGTGTTTGCGGGAGGGGCCAACAACACCGATATACGGGTCGAGCCGGTCGCCGCCACGGCGCCAGCGCCACCGCAGGCGGCGGCGCTTTCCACGCCGTCTGGACAGTGGCTTGCCGAGGATATCCGGGGTGGTGGCGTGATCGATCGCCTTCAGACGATCCTGACGATCGCTCCCGACGGCACGGTATCGGGGACCGGTGGTTGCAATCGTATCCGCGGCAAGGCAACGATCAATGGCGATGCGATTGCATTCGGCGCGATTGCCTCCACCAAGATGGCGTGCAGCCCGGCCGTGATGAGACAGGAGCAGAGGTTCCTCCTGGCGTTGCGCGATGTCCGCGCCTGGCGGATCGATAGCGCCCGCCGCAAGCTGACATTGATCGGCGTCAATGGTGCGCCACTGATGGTGCTGGCGCAGATGTAG
- a CDS encoding acyl carrier protein, with protein MSTFDQVANIIAETCDIPRDTIKPESHAIDDLGIDSLDFLDIAFAIDKAFGIKLPLEKWTQEVNDGKATTEQYFVLSNLSARIDELVAAKGA; from the coding sequence ATGTCGACCTTCGATCAAGTTGCCAACATTATCGCCGAGACCTGCGATATTCCGCGCGATACCATCAAGCCGGAAAGCCACGCCATCGATGATCTCGGCATCGACAGCCTCGACTTCCTGGATATCGCCTTCGCCATCGACAAGGCTTTCGGCATCAAGCTGCCGCTGGAAAAGTGGACGCAGGAGGTCAACGACGGCAAGGCCACGACGGAACAGTATTTCGTTCTCAGCAATCTCAGCGCGCGGATCGACGAGCTGGTCGCAGCCAAGGGCGCGTAA
- a CDS encoding ATP-binding protein, translated as MLTSPPPPFGQVISVKGSLARIGILASQQFGPAEARATVGRFVSIRCNSSNVIAMITEVSCEGLAASDRDRYVATASVDLLGEITGGVSGSRFQRGVTIYPAINDAVNPISNQELRTVYAPAHKDAIHVGHLQQDPSVGAYVDIDEMLSKHFAVLGSTGVGKSSGVSLLLNEILQTRPNLRLFLLDVHNEYGRCFGERALVLNPRNLKLPFWLFNFEEFVDVIFGGRPGVPEELEVLSEVLPYAKAMYTQYQASDRNGLRRTDPKTSGYTVDTPVPYRLVDLVSLIDERMGKLENRSSRVVYSKLLSRIEVVRNDPRYAFMFENANVGGDTMAEVISHLYRMPANGRPMTVMQLAGFPVEVVDSVVSVICRMAFDFGLWSDGASPLLFVCEEAHRYASADRSIGFGPTRKAISRIAKEGRKYGVFLGLVTQRPAELDATIISQCSTLFTMRLANDRDQTLLRSAVSDAAANLLSFVPSLGTREVLAFGEGVALPTRLRFKELPPHQLPRSEATLLANASSHSSHDTAFVSSVLARWRSATTHREPSTTDSANAERPLPRTSDSPLLQPSLGLDPDRFSLLKKPLR; from the coding sequence ATGTTGACTTCGCCCCCGCCGCCATTTGGACAGGTCATATCCGTCAAAGGATCCCTGGCGCGAATTGGCATTCTCGCCTCTCAGCAGTTCGGCCCCGCCGAAGCGCGCGCGACCGTCGGCAGGTTCGTCTCGATACGCTGCAATTCGTCGAACGTTATCGCCATGATCACCGAGGTCTCGTGTGAAGGCCTGGCCGCATCCGATCGGGATCGATATGTCGCCACCGCATCGGTCGACCTGCTCGGCGAAATCACCGGCGGAGTTTCGGGATCGCGCTTCCAGCGCGGCGTGACGATCTATCCGGCGATCAACGACGCCGTGAATCCGATCAGCAATCAAGAGCTGCGAACGGTCTACGCCCCCGCCCACAAGGACGCGATCCATGTCGGCCACCTGCAGCAGGACCCCAGCGTCGGCGCCTATGTCGATATCGACGAGATGCTCAGCAAGCATTTCGCTGTGCTCGGTTCAACCGGCGTCGGAAAATCGAGTGGCGTGTCGCTGCTGTTGAACGAAATTCTGCAGACGAGGCCCAACCTCCGGCTGTTCCTGCTCGACGTTCACAACGAATATGGCCGCTGCTTCGGCGAACGCGCGCTGGTGCTTAACCCGCGCAATCTTAAGCTGCCGTTCTGGTTGTTCAACTTCGAGGAATTCGTCGACGTCATCTTCGGCGGACGCCCCGGTGTGCCGGAAGAACTCGAAGTTCTGTCCGAAGTGCTGCCCTACGCCAAGGCGATGTATACCCAATACCAGGCATCGGATCGCAACGGCCTCAGGCGGACCGACCCGAAGACCTCCGGTTACACGGTCGATACCCCGGTGCCTTATCGGCTGGTGGACCTGGTATCGCTGATCGACGAGCGCATGGGGAAGCTGGAAAATCGCTCCTCGCGGGTGGTCTACAGCAAGCTGCTCTCGCGCATTGAAGTGGTCCGCAACGATCCGCGCTACGCGTTCATGTTCGAGAACGCCAATGTCGGCGGCGACACGATGGCGGAGGTCATCAGCCATCTCTACCGCATGCCGGCCAATGGCCGGCCCATGACGGTGATGCAGCTCGCGGGATTTCCGGTCGAGGTGGTCGATTCCGTGGTGTCGGTGATCTGCCGCATGGCCTTCGATTTCGGCCTGTGGAGCGATGGGGCTTCGCCGCTGCTGTTCGTATGCGAAGAGGCGCACCGCTATGCCTCGGCCGACCGCAGCATCGGCTTCGGCCCGACGCGGAAGGCGATCTCGCGCATTGCCAAGGAAGGCCGCAAGTACGGCGTCTTTCTCGGCCTGGTGACGCAGCGGCCCGCGGAACTGGATGCGACCATCATTTCCCAATGCAGCACCCTGTTCACGATGCGGCTCGCCAACGATCGTGACCAGACGCTGCTGCGCTCGGCCGTCTCCGACGCAGCCGCCAATCTGCTGTCATTCGTGCCCTCGCTCGGCACGCGGGAAGTGCTGGCGTTTGGCGAAGGCGTCGCCTTGCCGACCCGGCTGCGGTTCAAGGAGTTGCCGCCCCACCAGCTACCGCGTAGCGAAGCGACCCTGCTCGCCAACGCATCCTCCCATTCTTCGCATGACACAGCCTTTGTCAGCTCGGTGCTGGCGCGCTGGCGCAGCGCCACGACCCACCGCGAACCATCAACAACCGACTCCGCCAACGCGGAGAGGCCGCTGCCGCGAACATCCGACTCGCCATTGCTGCAACCCTCTCTCGGGCTCGACCCGGACCGCTTCTCGCTCCTGAAAAAGCCGTTGCGCTGA
- a CDS encoding beta-ketoacyl-ACP synthase, translating to MSDVEAWITGIGLVSSLGEGLDSHWDALQNGTIRADDKTFAPYVVHPLASLNFDQQIPKKGDQRQMEAWQRIGTYAAGLALDSAGIKGNADILGRTDMIVAAGGGERDLAVDSAILTAKVQGNAAPGFLNERLMGDLRPTLFLAQLSNLLAGNISIVHGVTGSSRTFMGEEAAGIDAIRIALARIASGQSDIALVGAAHNGERKDLLMLYEFGDFNLKDQFAPVWSRGPNGGFALGSGGAFLVIESRRHAEARGAKPYAKLAKVVADRARRGTSGNIRETLETLWTQVGADPSRSAIITGATGAEPATGEERTFLANHAGTAVRATATRFGHTMEAQFPLGVALAALSLSRGALFPPSDPSGTEIAHPSSPTQIVVVGTGHWRGEGMALVEAVK from the coding sequence GTGTCCGACGTCGAAGCCTGGATCACCGGCATCGGTCTCGTCTCTTCGCTCGGCGAAGGGCTCGATAGCCACTGGGATGCACTGCAGAACGGCACGATCCGCGCGGACGATAAGACATTCGCGCCGTACGTCGTCCATCCCCTCGCCTCACTGAACTTCGATCAGCAGATTCCGAAGAAGGGCGACCAGCGCCAGATGGAAGCCTGGCAGCGGATCGGAACCTATGCCGCCGGTCTCGCCCTCGATTCCGCAGGCATCAAGGGCAACGCTGACATCCTCGGCCGCACCGATATGATCGTCGCGGCCGGCGGCGGTGAGCGCGATCTCGCCGTCGATAGTGCGATCCTGACCGCAAAGGTCCAGGGCAACGCAGCACCAGGTTTCCTCAACGAGCGGTTGATGGGCGATCTGCGTCCGACGCTCTTCCTTGCCCAGCTATCCAACCTGCTCGCGGGCAACATCTCGATCGTCCACGGCGTCACCGGTTCATCCCGCACCTTCATGGGGGAAGAAGCCGCAGGTATCGACGCGATCCGCATCGCGCTCGCACGGATCGCCTCGGGACAAAGCGACATCGCCCTTGTCGGCGCCGCACACAACGGCGAACGCAAAGATTTGCTGATGCTCTATGAGTTCGGCGACTTCAACCTGAAGGACCAGTTCGCGCCGGTGTGGTCGCGCGGTCCGAATGGCGGCTTCGCGCTGGGTTCCGGCGGCGCATTCCTGGTGATCGAATCGCGCCGCCACGCTGAGGCGCGCGGCGCCAAACCCTATGCCAAACTGGCCAAGGTCGTTGCCGATCGAGCCCGCCGCGGCACAAGCGGCAACATTCGCGAGACGCTGGAGACGCTGTGGACGCAGGTTGGGGCCGATCCGTCCCGCAGCGCGATTATCACCGGCGCAACCGGCGCTGAACCCGCCACCGGTGAAGAGCGCACTTTTCTTGCAAACCACGCGGGCACTGCGGTCCGCGCCACGGCAACCCGCTTCGGCCACACGATGGAGGCGCAGTTCCCGCTCGGGGTCGCGCTGGCGGCGCTATCGCTGTCCCGAGGCGCACTGTTTCCGCCAAGCGATCCGTCCGGGACGGAGATTGCGCACCCCTCCTCTCCAACCCAAATTGTGGTGGTCGGAACCGGTCACTGGCGCGGCGAAGGCATGGCGCTGGTCGAAGCCGTTAAATAA